One window of the Felis catus isolate Fca126 chromosome E3, F.catus_Fca126_mat1.0, whole genome shotgun sequence genome contains the following:
- the PILRA gene encoding paired immunoglobulin-like type 2 receptor alpha encodes MGPSLLLSLLLLPASLQAGSSKECNPNIDFGVNQPASLSAPEGGSTCISFSYFHCWELAKDPRLSIAVRRTDFHGEVIYNSTKRFIHKDYKNRISLDLREDQNSGTLYIRNLRKKDENRYFCRVQVETLRDGKQVWQSIPGTKLTITDAAQATTKGTTTAATITADLNVVEDNGSSASSPLSVGAAVGVALAGVVLIIAVLGLIVFLRWKRSKGLQTKARTVAGESVQNTEEKYENIGITGQKTEPKLDPKGEAQDDGGILYASLTLSSSSPAAPPCTPSKESPQETLYSIVKAQ; translated from the exons ATGGGTCCGTCCCTGCTGctgtccctgctgctgctgccggcATCTCTGCAGGCTG gcaGCTCAAAAGAATGCAATCCAAACATTGACTTTGGGGTCAACCAACCAGCGTCTCTCTCAGCCCCCGAGGGTGGTTCCACCTGCATCTCTTTCTCCTACTTCCACTGCTGGGAGTTAGCCAAGGATCCCAGACTGAGTATAGCCGTCAGAAGGACAGACTTCCATGGAGAGGTCATCTACAACAGTACGAAGCGTTTTATCCATAAGGATTACAAGAACCGGATCTCCCTGGACTTGAGAGAGGATCAGAACTCCGGCACCCTGTATATACGGAACCTGCGGAAAAAAGATGAGAATAGGTACTTTTGCCGGGTCCAAGTGGAAACGCTAAGAGACGGCAAACAAGTGTGGCAGTCCATCCCAGGGACCAAACTCACCATTACCGACG CTGCCCAGGCGACCACCAAGGGCACCACCACCGCAGCCACCATCACAGCTGACCTCAATGTCGTAGAGGACAATGGGAGCTCAGCATCTTCACCCCTGAGTGTGGGAGCTGCAGTCGGGGTGGCACTGGCTGGTGTTGTGCTCATAATAGCAGTTTTGGGACTGATTGTCTTCCTCAGGTGGAAGAGAAGCAAAG GTCTGCAGACTAAAGCCAGAACCGTAGCCGG GGAATCGGTCCAAAACACTGAGGAGAAGTATGAGAACATCGGGATTACAG GACAAAAAACAGAGCCCAAGCTGGACCCCAAG GGTGAAGCCCAGGATGACGGTGGCATCCTCTatgcctccctcaccctctccagCTCGTCACCGGcagcccctccctgcaccccttcCAAGGAGAGCCCGCAGGAGACCCTGTATTCTATCGTAAAGGCCCAGTGA